In Leptospira perdikensis, a single genomic region encodes these proteins:
- a CDS encoding VOC family protein: MAAPKKKKSSGTKTKSSSKKLDYRANPTHSITPFLMFNANIEEVAKFYASVFKKSKIITANPMQGEFILNGQKFTAYNGGPEFKFTWGVSFMISVETQKEVDYYWNALLADGGTESMCGWLQDKFGMYWQVTPKILLQLISHKDPIKAERATQAMLKMRKIDIATLKEAVS; this comes from the coding sequence ATGGCAGCACCAAAGAAGAAAAAAAGTAGCGGAACCAAAACAAAATCCAGTTCAAAAAAGTTAGATTATCGTGCCAATCCTACGCATAGCATAACACCCTTTCTTATGTTTAATGCAAACATTGAAGAAGTGGCAAAGTTCTACGCATCGGTTTTTAAAAAATCCAAAATCATCACTGCCAACCCAATGCAAGGGGAGTTCATTTTAAACGGACAAAAGTTTACAGCTTACAATGGTGGGCCTGAGTTTAAATTCACTTGGGGTGTTTCTTTTATGATCAGTGTAGAAACTCAAAAAGAAGTAGATTATTATTGGAATGCTCTTTTAGCAGATGGTGGCACAGAAAGTATGTGTGGTTGGCTTCAAGATAAGTTCGGTATGTATTGGCAAGTCACCCCAAAAATTCTTTTACAATTAATTTCTCACAAAGACCCAATCAAAGCGGAACGTGCCACACAAGCCATGTTAAAGATGAGAAAAATCGACATTGCGACATTAAAAGAAGCAGTTAGTTAA
- a CDS encoding AraC family transcriptional regulator produces the protein MDEVNMDSSVISAKGQQIRELYNVLVPKPAVISSLVEGVKIYRATESTPREPKAYGATLVFLAQGQKRIFLGDKSFLLNPSNYLLLSVPLPVECEVIASPSTPTLGLSVYLTSESIAQILQSSDEDYAATDYVPSGIHTAKMTEPIVDTFLRLLQTMTSTKDASILGPIILKELLYRVAYGEHGESLRAMAYQNRRFFMIARVLDKIHESFSDDLNINTLAIYAGMSVSTFHASFKAITNSSPLQYIKNVRLHKAKALMTHDGMNAITAALRVGYESPSQFSREYKRFFGTTPARDAGFVMSQGIS, from the coding sequence ATGGATGAAGTAAATATGGACTCTAGTGTAATTTCAGCGAAAGGCCAACAGATAAGGGAACTCTACAATGTATTGGTTCCTAAACCAGCTGTTATTTCCTCTTTAGTGGAAGGTGTTAAAATCTATCGTGCTACTGAGTCTACCCCAAGAGAACCCAAGGCTTATGGAGCAACTTTAGTATTTCTAGCCCAGGGTCAGAAACGTATTTTCCTTGGAGACAAATCTTTTTTATTAAATCCTTCCAATTATCTTCTACTATCAGTACCTCTACCGGTGGAATGCGAGGTGATAGCAAGTCCTTCAACACCCACGTTGGGTCTCTCTGTATATCTGACATCCGAATCCATTGCACAAATTCTCCAGAGCTCCGATGAAGACTACGCAGCTACAGACTATGTACCGTCGGGAATACATACAGCAAAAATGACCGAACCAATTGTTGATACTTTCTTACGACTTTTACAGACAATGACTTCTACAAAAGATGCTTCTATCCTAGGCCCGATCATATTAAAAGAATTACTTTATCGCGTAGCTTATGGTGAACACGGCGAATCATTACGCGCAATGGCATATCAGAATCGACGTTTTTTTATGATCGCGAGGGTATTAGATAAAATACACGAATCTTTTTCTGATGATTTAAATATCAATACACTGGCGATATATGCTGGAATGAGTGTATCCACGTTTCATGCTAGCTTTAAAGCCATAACAAATTCCTCTCCACTGCAATATATAAAGAATGTGAGATTACATAAAGCTAAAGCTCTAATGACACATGATGGAATGAATGCAATTACAGCTGCACTCAGAGTAGGATATGAAAGTCCATCGCAATTTAGTAGAGAATACAAACGTTTCTTTGGAACTACACCCGCACGAGATGCAGGCTTTGTCATGAGTCAAGGTATTAGTTAA
- a CDS encoding aldo/keto reductase — protein sequence MKNILLNSGVSMPILGFGVFQIPEAAECERCVLDALDVGYRLIDTAASYMNEEAVGNAIKKSNIARKDLFITTKLWIQNKGYEDTKSAFERSLNRLQLDYLDLYLMHQPYGDVYGEWRAMEELYKQGKIRAIGVANFHPDRLMDLIIHNEVVPAINQIETHPFHQQIETQKFLIENNVHIESWGPFAEGKNNIFTNESLRVIAKKYGKSVAQVILRWLIQREIIAIPKSVNKERMKENFLIFDFEISPEDMNVISTLDRKVSSFFDHRDPSMVKWLGERKIEV from the coding sequence ATGAAAAATATACTACTTAATTCGGGCGTTTCAATGCCTATTCTTGGCTTTGGAGTTTTTCAGATACCAGAGGCAGCAGAATGTGAACGTTGTGTTTTGGACGCTCTGGATGTCGGTTACCGACTCATTGATACAGCAGCTTCTTATATGAATGAGGAAGCAGTCGGCAATGCGATTAAAAAAAGTAACATCGCAAGAAAGGATCTGTTTATCACCACAAAACTTTGGATTCAGAACAAAGGTTATGAAGATACGAAAAGTGCCTTCGAACGATCCTTAAACCGTTTACAATTAGATTATCTTGATCTTTACCTCATGCACCAACCTTACGGTGATGTTTATGGTGAATGGCGAGCAATGGAAGAGTTATACAAACAAGGAAAAATTCGAGCGATTGGTGTCGCAAACTTTCATCCTGATCGACTAATGGATTTGATCATTCATAATGAAGTAGTTCCTGCAATCAATCAAATTGAAACCCACCCTTTCCATCAGCAGATAGAAACACAAAAATTTCTAATAGAAAACAATGTGCATATTGAATCTTGGGGACCTTTTGCTGAAGGTAAAAACAATATTTTCACAAATGAAAGTTTACGAGTGATTGCAAAAAAATACGGAAAATCCGTTGCCCAAGTCATCTTACGTTGGTTGATACAAAGGGAAATCATCGCCATTCCGAAATCGGTAAACAAAGAACGTATGAAAGAAAACTTTCTGATATTTGATTTTGAGATAAGTCCAGAAGATATGAATGTAATCTCAACTTTGGATAGAAAGGTAAGTAGTTTTTTCGATCACCGTGACCCATCAATGGTGAAGTGGTTGGGTGAACGCAAAATCGAAGTTTAA
- a CDS encoding alpha/beta hydrolase produces MIGLFTEDTVAENFKLNPYTLTYAGAITKNESGKVNIHPVTYKLNGLDISANLYTPANFDPNQKYPAIVVAHPNGGVKEQVSGLYAQRLAEQGYVTITADAAFQGASGGKPRNVDKPAYRIEDIHGMADFITQYPGVDPSRLGLFGICGGGGYSLKAGQTDKRFRMIATLSMFNSGRVRRNGFADSQLNTIQERLKQASDARAKEAVGGDVLYSGDANLTDEQIAKLPFEMYRQGYEYYWKTHAHPNSTFKYTTSSLLDLMSFDATDHIELINKPLLMIAGSKADSLYMTEDAFLKATGTKDKELYLIEGATHIETYWVPAYINLVMNKLNPFFVRMK; encoded by the coding sequence ATGATCGGCCTCTTCACTGAGGATACTGTTGCTGAAAATTTCAAATTGAATCCATATACTCTGACCTATGCAGGTGCGATCACAAAAAATGAATCTGGGAAAGTCAACATTCATCCCGTGACCTATAAACTCAACGGATTAGATATTTCTGCAAACTTATACACACCTGCAAATTTCGATCCCAATCAAAAATATCCCGCAATCGTCGTGGCACACCCGAATGGTGGGGTAAAGGAACAAGTTTCCGGTTTATATGCTCAGCGATTGGCGGAACAAGGTTACGTCACTATCACCGCAGATGCAGCATTTCAAGGAGCGAGCGGTGGCAAACCACGTAACGTAGACAAACCTGCCTATCGCATCGAAGACATTCATGGCATGGCAGATTTTATTACACAATATCCAGGTGTCGATCCTTCTCGGTTGGGCCTTTTTGGTATTTGCGGTGGTGGTGGATATTCATTGAAAGCGGGACAAACTGACAAACGTTTTAGAATGATTGCTACCTTGAGTATGTTCAACTCTGGAAGAGTTCGTCGAAATGGTTTTGCTGATTCTCAATTGAATACCATCCAAGAGCGTTTGAAACAAGCTTCTGATGCCAGGGCTAAGGAAGCTGTTGGTGGAGATGTACTGTATTCGGGAGATGCCAATTTGACTGATGAGCAGATCGCCAAACTACCATTTGAGATGTATCGACAAGGTTATGAATACTACTGGAAGACACACGCACATCCAAATTCAACCTTTAAATATACAACAAGCAGTCTGTTGGATCTTATGAGTTTCGATGCCACCGATCACATTGAATTAATCAATAAACCACTGTTAATGATTGCTGGTAGTAAAGCAGACAGCCTATATATGACTGAAGATGCTTTTTTAAAGGCAACAGGAACAAAAGATAAGGAATTGTATTTGATCGAAGGTGCCACACATATCGAAACATACTGGGTACCTGCATATATAAACTTAGTGATGAACAAACTGAATCCATTTTTTGTTAGGATGAAATAG
- a CDS encoding aldo/keto reductase, with protein MKKRELGKSGLKVSELGLGCMGMSFGYGPAHDKVEMIRLIHKAIERGVTFFDTAEAYGPYTNEELIGEALAPYRRDVVIATKFGFKFGTDGGQIGLDSRPENIRTVTESALKRLKTDVIDILYQHRVDPEVPIEDVAGTVKTLIQEGKVKHFGLSEAGVQTIRRAHAIQPVTALQSEYSLWWREPEQEVLATLEELGIGFVPFSPLGKGFLTGKIDESTAFDNKDFRNIVPRFSVEARKANQTLIEVLSKIASEHKATPAQIALAWLLAQKPWIVPIPGTTKLVRLEENLAATEVQLTARDLLDIHETISKVEIQGNRYPEHLQKQVGR; from the coding sequence ATGAAGAAGAGAGAACTTGGTAAAAGTGGATTAAAGGTATCCGAACTTGGCTTAGGTTGTATGGGAATGAGTTTTGGTTATGGCCCAGCCCATGATAAAGTTGAAATGATTCGGCTAATTCATAAAGCAATTGAACGAGGTGTAACATTTTTTGATACTGCAGAGGCATATGGCCCCTATACCAATGAAGAGTTAATTGGAGAAGCATTGGCACCATACCGCCGAGATGTCGTAATTGCGACAAAGTTTGGTTTTAAATTTGGAACTGATGGTGGACAAATTGGGTTGGATAGTCGGCCGGAAAATATCCGAACTGTTACTGAAAGTGCACTAAAAAGACTTAAGACTGATGTCATCGATATTTTATATCAACATCGAGTAGATCCAGAGGTACCAATTGAGGATGTAGCCGGAACAGTAAAAACTTTGATTCAGGAAGGAAAAGTAAAACATTTTGGACTTTCTGAAGCAGGGGTACAGACCATCCGTCGTGCACACGCCATTCAACCTGTAACAGCGCTTCAAAGTGAGTATTCCCTTTGGTGGCGCGAACCGGAGCAAGAAGTGTTAGCAACATTAGAGGAATTGGGGATTGGTTTTGTTCCGTTTAGTCCACTGGGTAAAGGATTTCTGACGGGGAAAATCGATGAGTCTACTGCATTTGATAACAAAGACTTTCGCAATATAGTTCCGCGATTTTCTGTGGAAGCGAGAAAAGCCAATCAAACTCTAATCGAAGTCCTAAGTAAAATAGCTAGCGAACATAAGGCAACCCCTGCACAAATTGCGCTGGCATGGCTTCTGGCTCAAAAACCTTGGATTGTTCCAATTCCTGGTACAACAAAACTCGTTCGACTCGAAGAAAATTTGGCTGCTACAGAAGTTCAACTGACTGCTAGAGATTTATTGGATATTCATGAAACAATATCAAAGGTCGAAATACAAGGCAACCGTTATCCAGAACATTTACAAAAGCAGGTTGGGAGATAA
- a CDS encoding alpha/beta hydrolase — MKKLIKFQFVLLVILVIFTSTDGKTETNKIILSEQGSFAVGGTININPGSFDPYNPTTAGQTFHGDHAYVFYQIPENSRKLPIVFWHGAGQFSKTWETTPDGREGFQTIFLKRSFGVYVIDQPRRGNAGRSTVESTIKPSFDEQLLFGMFRIGIWPNYFPGVQFSRNPEALNQYFRSMTPNIGLFDTNIVTNAVSALFTKIGPAILVTHSQAGGPGWMTAIKNQNVRAIVSFEPGSGFVFPEGEVPSPMPSATGTLEGISIPVGEFEKLTKIPIILYYGDNIPEKPTKSPGEDNWRVRLAMAKLWRDVINRHGGNVTLIHLPELGIHGNTHFPFSDLNNIQIADLMSEYLHEKGLD, encoded by the coding sequence ATGAAAAAGTTAATAAAGTTTCAATTCGTTCTCCTGGTAATCTTAGTTATTTTTACATCTACTGATGGAAAAACGGAAACAAATAAAATTATCCTTAGTGAGCAAGGTAGCTTTGCTGTAGGAGGAACAATCAATATAAACCCCGGTAGTTTTGATCCATACAATCCAACTACAGCAGGTCAAACTTTCCATGGAGATCATGCCTATGTTTTTTATCAGATTCCAGAGAACAGCCGTAAGTTGCCAATCGTATTTTGGCATGGAGCAGGACAATTCTCAAAAACTTGGGAAACCACTCCCGATGGCCGAGAAGGATTTCAAACAATTTTTCTCAAACGAAGTTTTGGTGTTTATGTAATTGATCAGCCAAGACGGGGTAATGCAGGTCGAAGTACGGTAGAGAGTACCATTAAACCTAGTTTTGACGAACAATTGTTATTTGGAATGTTTCGTATAGGTATTTGGCCTAACTATTTCCCCGGAGTTCAATTTTCCCGCAATCCAGAAGCATTAAATCAATATTTTCGATCAATGACACCTAATATCGGTTTGTTTGATACGAATATAGTCACAAATGCTGTCTCTGCACTCTTCACTAAAATAGGGCCAGCTATTTTGGTAACACATTCTCAAGCGGGTGGACCTGGTTGGATGACTGCTATCAAGAATCAAAATGTTCGGGCGATTGTTTCCTTTGAGCCAGGTAGCGGTTTTGTTTTTCCAGAAGGTGAAGTTCCGTCACCAATGCCAAGTGCAACAGGTACATTAGAAGGGATTTCCATTCCTGTCGGTGAATTCGAGAAACTCACTAAAATCCCGATAATTCTTTACTATGGAGACAACATACCGGAAAAGCCGACAAAAAGTCCGGGTGAAGACAACTGGCGGGTTCGCCTTGCAATGGCCAAACTTTGGCGGGATGTGATCAACCGACACGGAGGAAATGTTACTCTTATACATCTGCCAGAATTAGGGATTCATGGCAATACTCACTTTCCGTTTTCAGATCTTAACAATATCCAAATTGCTGATCTTATGTCAGAATATTTGCACGAAAAAGGTTTGGATTGA
- a CDS encoding carboxymuconolactone decarboxylase family protein translates to MFLRIASIILLVVFYQEVNAENVGNLNQSLSLRQQAIVTIAAFTTKGKPVELNQAIHEGLDVGLNISEVKEILIHTYAYAGFPRSLNGLNVLIQVLKERKQKGLKDKEGRDALPIPTNKSKLELGTEIQTKLIGEPIRGEVYTFAPVIDLFLKEHLFADIFSRDVLDFQSREIATISILSSLGGAEAQLRSHIKVALNVGLTENQLRNLISILELKVSWQDSQLAKNILDNTIKRDKNKFNTLSVDISYQNQNFTGKVWVEMLVSDDRTWNTQIGNVTFSPSSRTNWHYHPGGQILLVTKGPGYYQEKGNAVRIVNTGDIIKCPPNIIHWHGATTMEEFSHIAIGTNMQVGPVIWLQPVSEEEYLNK, encoded by the coding sequence ATGTTTTTAAGAATAGCATCTATCATCTTGTTAGTCGTTTTCTACCAAGAGGTGAATGCTGAAAACGTTGGAAATTTGAATCAATCATTAAGTTTACGTCAACAAGCGATTGTTACCATAGCCGCCTTTACAACAAAGGGAAAACCAGTTGAATTAAACCAAGCGATTCATGAAGGTTTAGACGTTGGCTTAAACATTAGCGAAGTTAAAGAGATTTTAATACATACTTATGCATATGCTGGATTTCCTCGTAGTTTAAATGGGTTAAACGTTCTAATACAAGTATTGAAAGAACGCAAACAAAAGGGACTCAAAGACAAAGAGGGAAGGGATGCTTTACCTATACCAACGAACAAAAGTAAATTAGAACTTGGAACGGAAATTCAAACCAAATTGATTGGAGAACCAATTCGCGGAGAAGTTTATACTTTTGCTCCTGTGATTGATTTGTTCTTAAAAGAACATTTGTTTGCAGATATTTTTAGTCGCGATGTTTTAGATTTTCAGAGTAGAGAAATTGCCACTATTTCCATTCTCTCTAGTCTAGGTGGAGCAGAAGCTCAACTACGTTCTCATATAAAAGTTGCTCTTAATGTTGGTCTTACAGAAAACCAACTGCGAAACCTCATAAGCATTCTTGAATTGAAAGTTAGTTGGCAAGATAGTCAATTGGCGAAAAATATTTTGGACAACACAATTAAGAGAGATAAGAATAAATTTAACACTTTGTCAGTGGATATCTCTTATCAAAATCAAAACTTTACCGGTAAAGTTTGGGTTGAAATGCTCGTGAGTGATGATCGAACCTGGAATACTCAAATTGGCAATGTTACTTTTTCGCCTAGTTCCCGGACTAATTGGCATTATCATCCAGGTGGTCAAATTTTATTGGTAACGAAAGGTCCTGGATATTATCAGGAAAAAGGAAATGCCGTTCGTATTGTAAATACAGGTGATATTATTAAATGTCCTCCAAATATAATTCATTGGCATGGTGCAACCACAATGGAAGAATTTAGCCATATTGCAATCGGAACAAACATGCAAGTAGGCCCCGTTATTTGGCTTCAGCCTGTAAGTGAAGAGGAATATTTGAACAAATGA
- a CDS encoding YdcF family protein yields the protein MKKIICLSLKIFFAYILISSSYIISTGLAEVDDLSSNTALILGNKVELDGTPSNRLQARLDRGVLLYKENLIQKIIVSGGIGKEGFDEARVMKNYLATQGIETDHIIEDNLGYTTEKSATNLKDIVRSNVSEPILIISQYYHLPRAAFLVKKAGFLNVKTSYARYFEFRDFYSIFRETIALPYVIVVDLILH from the coding sequence ATGAAAAAAATCATCTGTCTCTCTCTCAAAATATTTTTTGCCTACATACTAATCTCCTCCAGTTATATCATCTCTACTGGTCTTGCTGAAGTAGACGATTTAAGTTCGAATACAGCTCTTATACTTGGTAATAAAGTCGAGTTAGACGGCACACCTTCCAATCGATTGCAAGCAAGATTGGATAGAGGAGTTTTACTCTACAAAGAAAATTTGATTCAGAAAATCATAGTCTCTGGAGGAATTGGAAAAGAAGGATTCGATGAGGCTAGAGTAATGAAAAATTATTTAGCCACCCAAGGAATTGAGACGGATCATATCATTGAAGATAATTTGGGTTACACAACTGAAAAATCTGCAACGAATCTAAAAGATATAGTAAGATCCAATGTTTCGGAACCAATTCTAATTATATCTCAGTATTATCATCTTCCGAGGGCAGCGTTCTTAGTGAAGAAAGCAGGTTTTCTCAATGTCAAAACATCTTATGCTAGGTATTTTGAATTCAGAGATTTCTATTCTATCTTTAGGGAGACAATTGCCTTACCTTATGTAATTGTTGTAGATTTGATTTTACATTAA
- the ygiD gene encoding 4,5-DOPA dioxygenase extradiol has product MNSAETKENAGIFQNTETLPSLFLGHGSPMNAIEENEFVEGLRDLSKTIPKPKAILCISAHWVTDGTFVTAMENPPTIHDFGGFPKALFDVQYPAPGSPELAKLIQSVVKSQKVQLDYEWGLDHGAWSVIKHIYPNADVPVVQLSMAYKISPEDHFQLAKELSSLRNQGVLILASGNIVHNLRMVAWDRLNEVYGFDWALDVNQKVKNWILAGDNDSLIQIRKYGKEFEWAIPTAEHYLPLLYTLGTKLDSDSISFFNDKPVAGALTMTSVRLEPSQKG; this is encoded by the coding sequence ATGAACTCAGCAGAAACTAAAGAGAATGCAGGAATATTTCAAAACACAGAAACACTACCTTCGCTTTTTTTGGGACATGGAAGTCCTATGAATGCAATTGAGGAAAATGAATTTGTGGAAGGATTGCGAGATCTGAGTAAAACGATCCCCAAACCAAAAGCCATTCTTTGTATTTCCGCACATTGGGTGACCGATGGTACTTTTGTAACCGCGATGGAAAATCCTCCGACTATCCACGACTTTGGTGGGTTCCCAAAAGCATTATTTGATGTCCAATATCCGGCTCCGGGTAGCCCAGAACTCGCAAAACTAATTCAATCTGTTGTCAAATCTCAAAAAGTTCAATTGGATTATGAATGGGGATTGGATCACGGAGCTTGGAGTGTCATCAAACATATTTATCCAAATGCTGACGTTCCCGTTGTGCAACTAAGTATGGCCTATAAAATTTCGCCTGAAGACCATTTTCAATTAGCCAAAGAATTATCATCCCTTCGAAACCAAGGTGTACTCATTCTTGCCAGTGGGAATATTGTACATAACTTGCGTATGGTGGCCTGGGACAGATTGAACGAAGTGTATGGATTTGATTGGGCCCTCGATGTGAATCAAAAGGTCAAAAATTGGATTCTTGCTGGAGACAACGATTCCTTAATTCAAATTCGAAAATATGGAAAAGAATTCGAATGGGCCATTCCGACTGCGGAACACTATTTGCCATTACTTTATACTTTAGGAACAAAATTGGATTCAGATTCTATTTCCTTTTTTAACGACAAACCTGTTGCCGGTGCTTTGACTATGACTTCCGTAAGATTGGAACCGAGTCAAAAGGGATAA
- a CDS encoding alpha/beta hydrolase, translated as MEKPLEYLVRKPKVSVENPPLLLLLHGVGSNEEDLFSLSNYLPESFLIVSARGPLTLAPKSYAWYEVLFTTGQPKINLEQEKESIRLLIEFLDYLKSNYQFDESNVWTCGFSQGAIMSYSLGLLYPERFKGIIALSGRLLEENKELVKVTEDVLNKKIFISHGTNDRVLSVEYARSVKNYLETLGIHPHYREYEEGHSINRDMLKDLIQWMEGEVGQN; from the coding sequence ATGGAGAAACCACTAGAATATTTAGTACGCAAACCAAAGGTTTCAGTGGAAAACCCACCACTTTTGCTTTTGTTACATGGAGTTGGAAGTAATGAAGAGGATTTATTTTCCTTATCCAATTACCTACCTGAATCCTTTCTCATTGTTTCTGCCAGAGGTCCTCTCACTTTAGCACCAAAAAGTTACGCTTGGTATGAAGTTTTATTCACAACGGGCCAACCTAAGATCAATTTAGAGCAGGAAAAAGAAAGTATAAGACTCTTGATAGAATTTCTGGATTATCTTAAATCAAATTATCAATTTGATGAATCGAATGTTTGGACTTGTGGCTTTAGCCAAGGTGCTATCATGTCTTATTCATTGGGATTATTATATCCAGAAAGATTCAAAGGGATCATAGCTTTAAGTGGAAGGTTGTTAGAAGAAAATAAAGAACTAGTGAAAGTCACAGAAGATGTTTTAAACAAAAAGATTTTTATATCACACGGCACAAACGATCGAGTTTTGTCAGTGGAGTATGCGAGATCGGTAAAAAACTATTTAGAAACATTGGGAATTCATCCGCATTACAGGGAATATGAAGAGGGCCATAGTATCAACCGCGATATGTTAAAAGATTTAATCCAATGGATGGAAGGCGAAGTAGGACAAAATTAA
- a CDS encoding class I SAM-dependent methyltransferase, with the protein MKDNFSSQSDQYAKYRPTYPLEFFEYLNSLLPTKQNVWDCGTGNGQVAYELSKMFSKVYATDISKSQIENAIKKENINYSVQPAEKTNFPDHTFDLITIAQAIHWFDFDQFYAEAKRTAKKNSFIAAIGYGRIQIAPAMDTMIDDFYQNVIGIYWDKERKYIDENYKTIPFPFEEIQTPSFAIQLLWTEEHLIGYLNTWSAVKHYITANGHNPVDELRNKMKPFWEKQKEINVQFELLLRIGKII; encoded by the coding sequence ATGAAAGATAATTTCTCTTCTCAGTCAGATCAATATGCAAAGTATCGACCAACATACCCATTAGAGTTTTTTGAGTATTTAAATTCACTGTTACCAACAAAACAAAATGTTTGGGATTGCGGAACAGGAAATGGACAAGTTGCCTATGAACTTTCAAAGATGTTTTCGAAGGTTTATGCAACCGATATCAGCAAATCTCAAATTGAAAATGCGATAAAAAAAGAGAATATAAATTACTCAGTCCAACCTGCTGAAAAAACAAATTTTCCCGATCATACATTTGATCTGATTACAATTGCACAAGCAATCCATTGGTTTGATTTTGATCAGTTTTACGCGGAAGCTAAGAGGACAGCAAAAAAGAATTCATTCATTGCTGCCATTGGCTACGGACGAATCCAAATCGCGCCAGCGATGGATACAATGATTGATGATTTTTACCAGAACGTAATTGGAATTTATTGGGATAAGGAACGAAAGTACATTGATGAGAATTATAAAACGATTCCTTTTCCTTTCGAGGAAATCCAGACACCAAGCTTTGCGATTCAATTGCTTTGGACAGAAGAACATTTGATTGGATATTTAAATACATGGTCGGCCGTAAAACATTATATCACAGCCAATGGGCACAATCCGGTGGATGAATTAAGAAATAAAATGAAACCCTTTTGGGAAAAACAAAAAGAAATAAACGTTCAATTTGAACTTTTATTAAGGATAGGAAAAATTATATAA
- the purB gene encoding adenylosuccinate lyase, translating to MIDRYSHPEISAIWELENKFKIWTDIEIYACEARANRGEVPKEDLETIKQKAKFNVDEILEIEAKVHHDVIAYLTNLNSYIGPAGRHVHFGLTSSDVGDTALCVQMVQAMDLLIQRTETLLQTTKEKAKEYKDLPCIGRSHGIHAEPMTLGLKFALFYAEMTRNLERMKDARTQIAVGKLSGAVGTYSNIDLEIEEYVLTKLGLIVDPIATQVISRDRHAFYMSVLGVVAASLDRMATEIRLLQKTEGREVEEPFAKGQKGSSAMPHKRNPVVCERISGISRVIRSNVNVGLQNVGLWHERDISHSSAERIVLPDSTIALDYILEKMNFVLKGLHVYPDATERTLNVTRGLIFSQKVLLWLIEKGGITREDAYLIVQENAMAVWADQSKNLRDLLKQDPRCSAILKESDLNEIFQIKPYLERIPLIFKRLGIID from the coding sequence ATGATCGATCGTTACAGCCATCCAGAGATTTCCGCCATCTGGGAATTAGAGAACAAATTTAAAATTTGGACAGATATTGAAATTTATGCCTGTGAAGCCCGTGCCAACCGCGGTGAAGTTCCCAAAGAAGACCTAGAAACTATCAAGCAAAAGGCAAAATTCAATGTAGATGAAATTCTAGAAATAGAAGCAAAAGTACATCACGATGTCATCGCCTATTTGACAAATCTAAATTCTTATATAGGACCAGCAGGCCGTCATGTTCACTTTGGTCTGACTTCCAGTGACGTTGGTGACACAGCACTTTGCGTACAAATGGTTCAAGCAATGGATCTTCTCATCCAAAGAACCGAAACCCTTTTACAAACAACAAAAGAAAAAGCAAAAGAGTACAAAGACCTTCCTTGTATCGGACGTTCCCATGGAATCCATGCAGAACCAATGACACTCGGACTTAAGTTTGCTCTCTTCTATGCAGAGATGACTCGCAACTTAGAACGGATGAAAGATGCTCGTACACAAATTGCCGTAGGTAAATTGTCTGGAGCCGTAGGAACTTATTCCAATATTGATTTAGAAATTGAAGAATATGTTTTAACCAAACTTGGCTTAATTGTGGATCCAATTGCCACACAAGTCATTTCACGTGACCGTCATGCTTTTTATATGTCCGTGCTTGGCGTGGTTGCTGCTAGTTTAGATCGAATGGCAACAGAAATCCGTCTTTTACAAAAAACCGAAGGACGCGAAGTAGAAGAACCATTTGCCAAAGGCCAAAAAGGTTCTTCGGCAATGCCTCATAAACGAAATCCTGTTGTTTGCGAAAGAATTTCTGGGATCTCACGAGTGATTCGATCTAACGTAAACGTTGGATTACAAAACGTTGGGCTTTGGCATGAAAGAGACATTTCTCACTCATCTGCTGAACGAATTGTCCTCCCTGATTCCACCATCGCTCTCGATTATATTTTGGAAAAAATGAACTTTGTTTTAAAAGGCCTTCATGTTTATCCAGATGCCACCGAACGTACATTGAACGTAACTCGCGGACTTATTTTTTCGCAAAAAGTTTTGTTATGGTTAATTGAAAAAGGCGGAATCACAAGGGAGGACGCCTACCTCATCGTTCAAGAAAATGCAATGGCGGTATGGGCAGACCAATCCAAAAACCTTCGTGACCTTTTGAAACAAGATCCAAGATGTTCCGCCATCCTGAAAGAAAGCGATTTGAATGAAATTTTTCAAATCAAACCTTATTTGGAAAGAATTCCACTCATCTTCAAACGATTGGGGATTATTGATTAG